TCGCACGGTCGACCTTCGTGTCTCGGTGCTGCCGACCATATTCGGCGAGAAGGTCGTAATGCGAATTCTCGATCCGATGGCGCTGCGGATAGATATGACCCAGCTCGGTTTTCGCGAGCCCGACCTGGCTCGCTTCCATGAGCGCATTCACGCGCCGTTCGGCATTGTGCTGGTCACCGGCCCGACGGGTTCAGGTAAGACGACAACGCTGTACTCCGCGCTTCAGCAGTTGAATACAATCGATGTCAACATCATGACCGCCGAGGACCCGGTCGAGTTCAATTTCGAGGGGATTAATCAGGTAGCGGTCAAGCCGGACATCGGACTGACCTTCGCCAACGCCCTGCGCTCATTCCTTCGTCAGGACCCGGACATCATCATGGTCGGTGAGATTCGTGATAGTGAGACCGCCGAGATCGCCATCAAGGCGGCGCTCACGGGCCATCTCGTGTTTTCGACGCTGCACACCAACGACGCGCCCTCGTCGGTGACTCGTCTAATCGATATGGGTACGCCCAATTACCTCGTGGCGTCGGCCACGCAGCTCATCATGGCCCAGCGCATGGTCAAAAAGATCTGCCAGAAGTGTAAGGAAGAGGTCAACCTGACCGCAGAGCAAGTGGAAGCGCTCAAGATGGGGCCGGAGATGCTCAAGGGTATTCGCGCGTTCCGGGGGAAAGGGTGCAGCGCCTGCAACAACACCGGCAAGTCGGGCCGAACGGGTATCTATGAGGTAATGCCGGTAACTCCGGCTATCGAAGAGATGATCCTCAAAAAGGCTGCCGATTCCGCCATTAGAAAAGTCGCGATGGACGAGGGGATGTTCTCGCTGCGCATGGCGGCGGTGGACAAGATGAAGCAGGGCGTCATCAGTATCGACGAAGTTTTCTCTGTGACCGGTACGAACTAACACTCTCCAGGCTTTATCGTCCCCCCCAGAATCATTTGCCCGTCAATCACTTAAACCGGCCTACCGGCACTTTGGCGGTCAAGATTCTGCTCTGATTACCGATAACAGACAGAGAACAACTTTGGGAGTCAAAACCGCTTTCGCAGAAAGAGGAGTTCTCGATGGTCTCGTTGCGCGAATTGCTGGAACAGATGGTTCGAATGGGTGCATCGGATCTGCACCTCACCGCCGGATCCCCGCCCGTGGTGCGGGTTGACGGTAAACTTCAGCGAATGCCTTATGACATGCTCACCAGTGAGGAAACGAAGAAGATTGCCTATTCGATGCTCAACGAGAAACAGAAGCTAAAATTCGAACAGAATTGGGAGCTTGATTTTTCTTTCGGTATCGAATCAATGAGCCGGTTCCGCGCCAACATCTTCATGCAGCGTGGCAACGCGGCAGTCGCTCTGCGCCAGATTCCCTATGAGATCAAGACTTTTGAGCAGCTTGGTCTGCCTAAAGTGATATCGGATTTCGCCAAGTTGCCGCGTGGCCTCGTACTCGTGACTGGCCCGACCGGCTCCGGTAAATCGACCACGCTCGCGGCCGTAATCGACAAAGTCAATAAAGAGCGCCCGGTGCACATAATCACGGTGGAAGATCCGATCGAATACCTGCACCGCCACCAGATGGCGCTCATAAACCAGCGCGAGGTATACTCGGATACGCCGTCGTTCGCGTCCGCACTGAAGTACGCCCTACGCGAGGACCCGGACGTGGTCCTGGTGGGTGAGATGCGTG
This window of the Candidatus Zixiibacteriota bacterium genome carries:
- a CDS encoding type IV pilus twitching motility protein PilT; this encodes MVSLRELLEQMVRMGASDLHLTAGSPPVVRVDGKLQRMPYDMLTSEETKKIAYSMLNEKQKLKFEQNWELDFSFGIESMSRFRANIFMQRGNAAVALRQIPYEIKTFEQLGLPKVISDFAKLPRGLVLVTGPTGSGKSTTLAAVIDKVNKERPVHIITVEDPIEYLHRHQMALINQREVYSDTPSFASALKYALREDPDVVLVGEMRDLETIESALSISETGHLAFATLHTNSCAETINRIVDVFPTNQQEQIRVTLSFTLQAVVSQVLIPKIGGGRVLAMEIMIATPAVRAIIRDDKIHQLYSMIQSGQKYGMKTMNQSLAELYQAGKISINDAMGTSHNQQELSEMLSRQKAPAYA
- the pilB gene encoding type IV-A pilus assembly ATPase PilB translates to MSAELSAILVKAGKITQDQANAALERSKQTKEKFSKVLVDLGAVASEDEVINFVGKHLKIGALRLSDVELNPEVVKLIPLDIARKFKVIAISKIGKTLLVAISDPNNIYVLDAIKFITGCNVQPAIAPEREIEKAIEQYYADTGALSEIVKGLEDDPDLEVVSTEDIPSETDLMSQIQDKPLVKLVDSIIGDAIRMGASDIHFEMYEKKIRVRYRIDGELQEMAPLPFKYRAAIVSRIKIMAELDISERRLPQDGRIKIKITGRTVDLRVSVLPTIFGEKVVMRILDPMALRIDMTQLGFREPDLARFHERIHAPFGIVLVTGPTGSGKTTTLYSALQQLNTIDVNIMTAEDPVEFNFEGINQVAVKPDIGLTFANALRSFLRQDPDIIMVGEIRDSETAEIAIKAALTGHLVFSTLHTNDAPSSVTRLIDMGTPNYLVASATQLIMAQRMVKKICQKCKEEVNLTAEQVEALKMGPEMLKGIRAFRGKGCSACNNTGKSGRTGIYEVMPVTPAIEEMILKKAADSAIRKVAMDEGMFSLRMAAVDKMKQGVISIDEVFSVTGTN